One window of Nicotiana tomentosiformis chromosome 11, ASM39032v3, whole genome shotgun sequence genomic DNA carries:
- the LOC104090976 gene encoding uncharacterized protein isoform X1, with protein MAVNQSGKRVTAASARAHTRKSKNNTPFRLSSIMIAQIAIATTVGVLGWAYLALLKPPPPKVCGSLGGPPVTSPRVQLSDGRFLAYKEEGIAKEKAKYKIIIVHGFDSSKDLTLPISQDLIQELQIYLLQYDRAGYGESNPHPKRSVKSEALDIEELADKLQLGPKFYVLGLSMGAYPLWSCLKYIPNRLAGVALVVPFVNYWWSCYPAKLSKEALGKMLAQDQRTFRVVHYAPWLVHWWMNQKWFRALSITEGNMAIFSPPDLEIVKQLSAAPSPGQEKVRQQGEFECLYRDMIIAFGNWDFAPTEITNPFPKNEGSVHLWQGHDDRIIPRELNRYLAEKLPWIQYHEVPNAGHLLIYNASFCETILRKLLTS; from the exons ATGGCTGTAAATCAAAGTGGTAAAAGAGTAACTGCTGCTTCTGCTAGAGCTCACACCAGAAAATCCAAGAATAACACCCCATTTCGTCTTTCTTCAA TTATGATTGCACAAATAGCAATAGCAACAACAGTTGGAGTGTTGGGATGGGCTTATCTGGCATTGCTTAAGCCTCCCCCTCCTAAAGTTTGTGGCTCACTGGGTGGTCCTCCAGTGACTTCGCCAAGGGTCCAACTTAGTGATGGGAGATTTCTAGCCTATAAAGAGGAAGGCATTGCGAAGGAGAAGGCAAAGTACAAGATCATTATTGTTCACGGCTTTGATAGTTCTAAAGACTTGACATTACCTATTTCCCAG GACCTCATACAAGAGCTCCAAATATATCTCCTACAATATGATCGTGCTGGTTATGGAGAGAGTAATCCACATCCAAAGCGCTCAGTAAAGAGTGAAGCACTTGACATTGAGGAGCTAGCGGATAAGTTGCAACTAGGACCCAAGTTCTATGTGCTTGGCTTGTCCATGGGAGCCTATCCTCTGTGGAGTTGCCTAAAGTACATACCGAATAG GCTGGCTGGAGTTGCTCTTGTTGTTCCATTTGTAAATTACTGGTGGTCCTGTTATCCTGCAAAACTATCGAAAGAAGCTTTGGGAAAGATGCTTGCTCAAGATCAGCGAACATTTCGGGTTGTACATTATGCCCCATGGCTGGTTCATTGGTGGATGAACCAAAAGTGGTTCCGCGCTTTAAGTATTACGGAAGGGAATATGGCCATATTTAGTCCTCCAGATCTAGAAATAGTGAAACAGTTATCAGCTGCCCCTAGTCCTGGTCAG GAAAAAGTTCGACAGCAGGGCGAGTTTGAATGTTTGTATCGGGACATGATAATAGCTTTTGGAAACTGGGACTTTGCCCCAACGGAGATTACAAATCCTTTTCCAAAGAACGAAGGTTCTGTCCATCTTTGGCAAGGCCACGATGACAGAATTATCCCACGTGAACTCAACCGTTATCTAGCAGAGAAGCTTCCGTGGATTCAATATCATGAGGTTCCTAATGCTGGACATTTGTTAATTTACAATGCTAGTTTTTGTGAAACCATCTTGAGGAAACTTTTGACTAGTTGA
- the LOC104090976 gene encoding uncharacterized protein isoform X2 produces the protein MIAQIAIATTVGVLGWAYLALLKPPPPKVCGSLGGPPVTSPRVQLSDGRFLAYKEEGIAKEKAKYKIIIVHGFDSSKDLTLPISQDLIQELQIYLLQYDRAGYGESNPHPKRSVKSEALDIEELADKLQLGPKFYVLGLSMGAYPLWSCLKYIPNRLAGVALVVPFVNYWWSCYPAKLSKEALGKMLAQDQRTFRVVHYAPWLVHWWMNQKWFRALSITEGNMAIFSPPDLEIVKQLSAAPSPGQEKVRQQGEFECLYRDMIIAFGNWDFAPTEITNPFPKNEGSVHLWQGHDDRIIPRELNRYLAEKLPWIQYHEVPNAGHLLIYNASFCETILRKLLTS, from the exons ATGATTGCACAAATAGCAATAGCAACAACAGTTGGAGTGTTGGGATGGGCTTATCTGGCATTGCTTAAGCCTCCCCCTCCTAAAGTTTGTGGCTCACTGGGTGGTCCTCCAGTGACTTCGCCAAGGGTCCAACTTAGTGATGGGAGATTTCTAGCCTATAAAGAGGAAGGCATTGCGAAGGAGAAGGCAAAGTACAAGATCATTATTGTTCACGGCTTTGATAGTTCTAAAGACTTGACATTACCTATTTCCCAG GACCTCATACAAGAGCTCCAAATATATCTCCTACAATATGATCGTGCTGGTTATGGAGAGAGTAATCCACATCCAAAGCGCTCAGTAAAGAGTGAAGCACTTGACATTGAGGAGCTAGCGGATAAGTTGCAACTAGGACCCAAGTTCTATGTGCTTGGCTTGTCCATGGGAGCCTATCCTCTGTGGAGTTGCCTAAAGTACATACCGAATAG GCTGGCTGGAGTTGCTCTTGTTGTTCCATTTGTAAATTACTGGTGGTCCTGTTATCCTGCAAAACTATCGAAAGAAGCTTTGGGAAAGATGCTTGCTCAAGATCAGCGAACATTTCGGGTTGTACATTATGCCCCATGGCTGGTTCATTGGTGGATGAACCAAAAGTGGTTCCGCGCTTTAAGTATTACGGAAGGGAATATGGCCATATTTAGTCCTCCAGATCTAGAAATAGTGAAACAGTTATCAGCTGCCCCTAGTCCTGGTCAG GAAAAAGTTCGACAGCAGGGCGAGTTTGAATGTTTGTATCGGGACATGATAATAGCTTTTGGAAACTGGGACTTTGCCCCAACGGAGATTACAAATCCTTTTCCAAAGAACGAAGGTTCTGTCCATCTTTGGCAAGGCCACGATGACAGAATTATCCCACGTGAACTCAACCGTTATCTAGCAGAGAAGCTTCCGTGGATTCAATATCATGAGGTTCCTAATGCTGGACATTTGTTAATTTACAATGCTAGTTTTTGTGAAACCATCTTGAGGAAACTTTTGACTAGTTGA
- the LOC104090977 gene encoding uncharacterized protein yields MDLRDNNSAKIRLSDGRYLAYKERGVPKEKSNYRIIFVHGFDGRKERDFLAPQEMMNKMGIYIVQYDRAGYGESDPNPKRSLRSEASDIEELADHLQLGSKFYIICSSMGCYPTWSCIKHIPNRLAGVAFVVPIVNYQWPSLPHNLTKDDQRKKNYWWMTMTAKYVPKLLQWWAIRKTSSTNDPKTTYFTSKDLEIIKNIPGFQGFSPEKLRNRSVFNNLCSDFLVAFSRWDFDPLELSNPFPENGQSCVHIWQGSEDKVINLKLQRHIANRLPWIQYHEVPNNGHLLIYDTTVCEAILRYLLIGETPPSYPTKS; encoded by the exons ATGGATTTGAGAGATAATAATTCAGCTAAAATCAGATTAAGTGATGGGAGATACTTGGCCTATAAAGAGAGAGGTGTTCCAAAGGAGAAATCCAATTATAGAATTATATTTGTTCATGGCTTTGACGGCCGCAAAGAAAGGGATTTTCTTGCACCCCAG GAAATGATGAACAAGATGGGGATATATATAGTTCAATACGATAGAGCTGGATACGGGGAAAGTGATCCAAACCCAAAACGATCCCTAAGGAGTGAAGCATCTGACATTGAGGAATTGGCTGATCACTTGCAATTAGGATCAAAGTTCTATATTATTTGTAGCTCAATGGGATGTTACCCAACTTGGAGTTGCATCAAACACATTCCCAACAG GTTAGCAGGGGTAGCGTTTGTTGTTCCCATTGTGAATTACCAATGGCCATCCCTTCCTCACAATCTCACAAAGGATGATCAAAGGAAGAAAAACTATTGGTGGATGACTATGACTGCTAAATATGTTCCTAAATTACTACAGTGGTGGGCGATTCGAAAAACTTCTTCTACCAATGATCCAAAAACTACATACTTTACTTCCAAGGATTTAGAGATTATAAAGAATATACCAGGATTTCAGGGTTTTAGTCCG GAAAAACTAAGGAACAGAAGTGTTTTCAACAATCTTTGCAGTGATTTCCTTGTGGCTTTTAGTAGGTGGGATTTTGATCCTTTGGAGCTAAGCAATCCTTTTCCAGAAAATGGTCAGAGTTGTGTTCACATTTGGCAAGGCAGTGAGGATAAAGTTATTAATCTAAAACTACAAAGGCATATTGCAAACAGGTTACCTTGGATTCAATATCACGAAGTTCCTAATAACGGACATCTATTGATCTATGATACTACTGTTTGTGAAGCCATTTTAAGGTATCTTTTGATTGGAGAAACTCCACCATCTTATCCAACTAAGTCATAG
- the LOC138901960 gene encoding uncharacterized protein yields the protein MKEFECISDYCSKVKAIVNQLRRYGEEIKDVRVVEKILRTLTPKFDFVVCAIEESKDLDSMMIEQLEGSLQAHEEKIKRRQEVPLERLLKTQASFKDYGGEKSYRGNGRGRGRGGHRRGRSNGNNFNNEVKIY from the coding sequence atgaaagaattcgaatgcatttcggattattgttcaaaagtgaaggctattgtaaatcaattaagaagatacGGGGAGGAGATAAAAGATGTCCGTGTGGTAGAAAAGATTcttcgcactttaacacctaaatttgattttgtggtgtgtgctattgaggagtctaaagatttagactctatgatgATAGAGCAATTGGAGGGCTCTTTACAGGCCCACGAAGAAAAGATCAAAAGGCGACAAGAAGTGCCATTGGAGCGacttcttaaaactcaggcatccttcaaggattatggaggtgaaaagagcTATCGAGGGAATGGACGAGGACGAGGCCGTGGTGGTCATAGAAGAGGAAGAAGTaacggtaacaacttcaacaatgaagttaaaattTACTAG